The genomic stretch CCAGAAACAGGCCTAACGGAACACCAAGCGCAGTCGCGAGCAGGAACGCGATCCCGACCCTGCGAACACTCACCCAGATGTGCTCGTAATACTCCGGCGTGTAGATGGATAGGCCGTAGGTGGGATCTTCGCTCACCCATTCCTTCACCACCACAGTGAGTCCCGGCATGTCCTCGAAACGCGGCAGCCGCAAGACTTCCACCGACATGTACCAAAAGCCCAGAAACAATGCGATGCCGAGCAGCATCAGATAGGGGTTCGGACTTTGCAGCCACTGCGATACCCTATACATCGTGAGCCCAAGTCCGCTCGGCTGGGCTATCTGGTCTCGCCGCGCAAATTCCTGCATCTCGGCGACAGATGCGGGAACGTCGAAATCCTTCGTTATCATCGTGGCAAACCGGCTCATCACGACATCCCCGGTCGTCGGATCTTTGTCAAAGAGCTTGAGCAAATCAACGCCGTTTATTCTTAGAGTCTCGGTCTTCTCGATACAAACGGTTTTGGCGAGGCGGGTTGGCTTGGCTTTGAGCAATGCAGCCCAGCCAAAAACATCACCCGGTCCCATGGTTTTTTCCATAGTCACGGCGCCGACTCCTGAGCCCAGACTATGCTGTACGCGGCCCGAAACCACGATATAGATGTCATCTGCTTTTTCGCCAGAATGGTAGATGACATCGCCTTGCGCGTAGGCCACGCGCCTCGCCAACAGCGCGATGCTTTCGTGCATGGATTCGGAGACGACCTGAAACGGCATCGTCCCTTTCACCAACGCTTTAACTTCAGCGGCTTGCGAGGCGGTAAGTTCAGCGGGATGAGCCATTTTAGATGACCTCAAGTGTGTAAATAGCCTGCGCGAGCTTCAAGGTAAGGAACCAGGGGATTCAGCTTTGCTGCATCCTGCTCGGCAAATCGTCGAGGCCATGGGAGCGGAGCCGGGCATCGCAGACGCAAACCTGTTCCCTTATTTGCCGACGTAAGCGGTCAGAGGCTGCGCTTTGATCACCCCTACTGGCGACTTGAGCCCACGCTCTTTC from Burkholderiales bacterium encodes the following:
- a CDS encoding cyclic nucleotide-binding domain-containing protein; its protein translation is MHESIALLARRVAYAQGDVIYHSGEKADDIYIVVSGRVQHSLGSGVGAVTMEKTMGPGDVFGWAALLKAKPTRLAKTVCIEKTETLRINGVDLLKLFDKDPTTGDVVMSRFATMITKDFDVPASVAEMQEFARRDQIAQPSGLGLTMYRVSQWLQSPNPYLMLLGIALFLGFWYMSVEVLRLPRFEDMPGLTVVVKEWVSEDPTYGLSIYTPEYYEHIWVSVRRVGIAFLLATALGVPLGLFLGWSKTFRDYVFPLFEVLRPIPILAWVPLSIIMFTGTETPVIFLTFLASFFATALNTML